From the Quercus lobata isolate SW786 chromosome 6, ValleyOak3.0 Primary Assembly, whole genome shotgun sequence genome, one window contains:
- the LOC115995284 gene encoding uncharacterized membrane protein At3g27390 has protein sequence MDLPHSFKEWLRILYVVFAFCSALCLGALKGLLVGPIAALILVIGNVGVILSLFPSHAAWTVYSLIKTNRFDSPLKVAILAGLPALFGLWLGLSIAGSVLVGVGYGFFTPWVSAFEAFREDNESKKFIHCIVDGTWGTIKGSCTVVRDFADICYHSYPLYLEELRESPASNELRALRLIHVPACIIAGLMGLMVDIPLYTAIAVVKSPYMLFKGWFRLIHDLISREGPFLETACIPIAGLTILLWPIFVVASILIAIFSSIFIGLYASVIVYQERSFRRGLAYVIAMVAEFDEYTNDWLYLREGTVLPKPLYRKKSIAQSSEFSFRGNHVAVGKINSVSTEAPAMLMPSLANSRSVIETIQEVKVVQIWESMVRYCEMRGRELLDADVITTADLYEWLPAKNSDEAAIISVGLPCYSFLQALLNSIKANSGGLLLLDGVEVTYFNRPKEKLLDWFFNPVMVLKEQIRVIRLGEDEVRFLEKAVLFGSNTQRMEAWENGSLAPQDALRAAQIQGISRRMIGMIRSVSKFPTYRRRFRQVVKDLITYSLEKEHCSRSTSLRSVVSV, from the exons ATGGATTTGCCACACTCTTTTAAAGAATGGTTGAGGATCCTCTATGTGGTGTTTGCTTTCTGCTCTGCTCTCTGTCTGGGTGCTCTTAAAG GTTTACTTGTGGGTCCTATTGCTGCTCTGATACTGGTAATAGGGAATGTTGGGGTAATTCTTAGTCTGTTTCCTTCACATGCTGCCTGGACAGTTTACAGCCTAATAAA GACTAATAGATTTGACTCACCACTTAAAGTTGCTATCTTGGCTGGTTTACCAGCCTTGTTTGGTTTATGGTTGGGTCTAAGCATTGCTGGGAGTGTTCTTGTGGGGGTGGGGTATGGATTCTTCACTCCATGGGTTTCTGCTTTTGAGGCCTTCAGAGAGGACAATGAGTCCAAGAAATTCATACACTGTATTGTG GACGGAACATGGGGCACCATTAAAGGAAGTTGTACAGTGGTTAGAGATTTTGCAGACATATGTTACCATTCATACCCACTTTACCTGGAGGAGTTGCGGGAATCCCCTGCTTCAAATGAGCTTCGAGCTCTTAG GTTAATTCATGTACCTGCATGCATCATTGCTGGGTTAATGGGGCTAATGGTGGACATTCCTCTTTACACTGCAATTGCTGTTGTGAAGAGTCCATATATGTTGTTCAAGGGCTGGTTTCGACTGATACATGATCTAATTAGCCGAGAAGGCCCATTTCTTGAAACAGCTTGCATCCCCATTGCTGGTTTGACAATCCTTTTGTGGCCAATTTTTGTAGTGGCGAGTATCTTAATAGCGATTTTTTCAAGCATTTTCATTGGATTGTATGCTTCAGTTATAGTATATCAG GAAAGATCTTTCCGGAGAGGTTTAGCTTATGTGATTGCAATGGTTGCTGAATTTGATGAGTACACGAATGATTGGCTCTATCTTCGAGAGGGGACTGTCCTTCCAAA GCCCCTGTATCGAAAGAAAAGTATTGCTCAATCATCCGAGTTTTCTTTTAGAGGGAATCATGTGGCTGTAGGCAAAATCAATTCTGTTTCCACAGAAGCACCTGCAATGCTTATGCCAAGCTTAGCTAATTCAAGATCAGTTATAGAGACCATACAAGAAGTAAAAGTGGTACAG ATTTGGGAAAGTATGGTGAGGTATTGTGAAATGAGGGGCAGAGAACTTTTGGATGCTGATGTAATAACAACAGCTGACCTCTATGAATGGTTGCCGGCAAAGAATAGCGATGAAGCAGCCATTATTAGTGTTGGCTTGCCTTGTTATTCTTTCTTGCAGGCTCTTCTCAATTCCATCAAAGCCAATTCAGGTGGTTTGTTGCTGCTTGATGGTGTTGAAGTAACCTACTTCAATAGACCAAAGGAAAAATTGTTGGATTGGTTCTTTAATCCTGTAATGGTCCTAAAGGAACAGATTAGGGTCATAAGATTGGGAGAGGATGAAGTGAGGTTCTTGGAAAAAGCAGTTCTGTTCGGAAGCAACACACAACGCATGGAAGCATGGGAAAATGGAAGTTTAGCACCTCAAGATGCCCTCAGAGCTGCTCAAATCCAGGGTATTAGTAGAAG GATGATTGGAATGATAAGAAGCGTATCAAAGTTCCCCACTTACAGAAGAAGATTCCGTCAAGTTGTGAAGGACCTGATCACTTATTCCCTAGAGAAGGAGCATTGCAGCAGATCAACTTCATTAAGATCAGTTGTCTCCGTTTAA